A single Vulpes lagopus strain Blue_001 chromosome 3, ASM1834538v1, whole genome shotgun sequence DNA region contains:
- the RAB4A gene encoding ras-related protein Rab-4A isoform X2 gives MTSPDARMLASQNIVIILCGNKKDLDADREVTFLEASRFAQENELMFLETSALTGENVEEAFVQCARKILNKIESGELDPERMGSGIQYGDAALRQLRSPRRAQAPSAQECGC, from the exons ATGACATCACCAG ATGCCAGAATGCTAGCAAGTCAGAACATCGTGATCATCCTCTGTGGAAACAAGAAGGACCTGGACGCAGATCGTGAAGTTACTTTCTTAGAAGCCTCCAGATTTGCCCAAGAAAATG AACTGATGTTTTTGGAAACAAGTGCACTAACGGGGGAGAATGTGGAAGAGGCCTTTGTACAATGTGCaagaaaaatacttaacaaaattgaatcag GTGAGCTGGACCCAGAAAGAATGGGCTCTGGTATTCAGTATGGAGATGCTGCCTTGAGACAGTTGCGGTCACCACGTCGTGCACAGGCCCCAAGTGCTCAGGAATGTGGTTGTTAG
- the RAB4A gene encoding ras-related protein Rab-4A isoform X1 yields the protein MSQTAMSETYDFLFKFLVIGNAGTGKSCLLHQFIEKKFKDDSNHTIGVEFGSKIINVGGKYVKLQIWDTAGQERFRSVTRSYYRGAAGALLVYDITSRETYNALTNWLTDARMLASQNIVIILCGNKKDLDADREVTFLEASRFAQENELMFLETSALTGENVEEAFVQCARKILNKIESGELDPERMGSGIQYGDAALRQLRSPRRAQAPSAQECGC from the exons attttttgtttAAGTTCTTGGTTATTGGAAATGCAGGAACTGGCAAGTCCTGCTTGCTTCAtcagtttattgaaaaaaaat tcaaaGATGACTCAAATCATACAATAGGAGTGGAATTTGGTtcaaagataataaatgttggtgGTAAATATGTAAAGTTACAGATATGGGATACAGCAGGCCAAGAACGATTCAG GTCTGTGACGAGAAGTTACTACAGAGGTGCTGCAGGAGCTCTCCTCGTCTATGACATCACCAG CCGAGAAACCTACAATGCGCTTACTAATTGGTTAACAGATGCCAGAATGCTAGCAAGTCAGAACATCGTGATCATCCTCTGTGGAAACAAGAAGGACCTGGACGCAGATCGTGAAGTTACTTTCTTAGAAGCCTCCAGATTTGCCCAAGAAAATG AACTGATGTTTTTGGAAACAAGTGCACTAACGGGGGAGAATGTGGAAGAGGCCTTTGTACAATGTGCaagaaaaatacttaacaaaattgaatcag GTGAGCTGGACCCAGAAAGAATGGGCTCTGGTATTCAGTATGGAGATGCTGCCTTGAGACAGTTGCGGTCACCACGTCGTGCACAGGCCCCAAGTGCTCAGGAATGTGGTTGTTAG